Proteins encoded by one window of Sediminicoccus rosea:
- the uvrB gene encoding excinuclease ABC subunit UvrB yields MNVIAPVLFQPIRQPMPPAGKPLRVVSPFEPNGDQPNAIRDLIAGVEGGERDQVLLGVTGSGKTFTMAKVIEAVQRPTLILAPNKTLAAQLYGEMKSFFPDNAVEYFVSYYDYYQPEAYVPRTDTYIEKDSQINEQIDRMRHSATQALLERRDVVIVASVSCIYGIGSVETYSNMVVKLEVGGSIARDALLKGLVEQQYRRNDMAFQRGSFRVRGESVDIWPAQLEDRAWRISLFGDEIETLREFDPLTGEITGEFERVSIYANSHYVTPRPTLTQAIGRIKAELKERLAELEKEGKLLEAQRLDQRTTFDIEMMETTGSCKGIENYSRYLSGRNPGEPPPTLFEYLPEGALLVVDESHVTVPQIGGMYRGDYARKIILSDYGFRLPSCTDNRPLKFEEWESFRPQTVFVSATPGPWEMERTAGVFAEQVIRPTGLVDPVCDIRPVENQVDDLLAEVKDCAARGARVLVTVLTKRMAEQLTEYLTEMGVRVRYLHSDVDTLERIEIIRDLRRGVFDALIGINLLREGLDIPECGLVAILDADKEGFLRSTTSLIQTIGRAARNAEGRVILYADRMTDSMKRALEETERRRAKQIAWNTQHGITPTSIKREISDVLKDVSQGDYVTVEAVEGDATAQFVGRDLRASIAELEKKMRAAAADLEFETAARLRDEIKRLEALELGIATPGDALSPNQAGRSLREVTPKKDWKPKPMGPGGGGYDPKKGKGRGRKGP; encoded by the coding sequence ATGAACGTGATCGCCCCCGTCCTCTTCCAGCCGATCCGCCAGCCCATGCCGCCGGCCGGCAAGCCGCTGCGCGTCGTCAGCCCCTTCGAACCCAATGGCGACCAGCCCAATGCGATCCGGGACCTGATCGCCGGGGTCGAGGGTGGCGAGCGGGACCAGGTGCTGCTGGGCGTGACCGGCTCGGGCAAGACCTTCACCATGGCCAAGGTGATCGAGGCGGTGCAGCGGCCCACGCTGATCCTCGCCCCCAACAAGACGCTGGCGGCGCAATTATACGGCGAGATGAAAAGCTTTTTCCCCGACAACGCGGTGGAATACTTCGTCAGCTACTACGACTACTACCAGCCCGAGGCCTATGTGCCGCGAACCGACACCTATATTGAAAAAGACAGCCAGATCAACGAACAGATCGATCGCATGCGCCACTCCGCCACCCAGGCGCTGCTGGAGCGGCGGGATGTGGTGATCGTGGCCTCCGTCTCCTGCATCTACGGCATCGGCTCGGTCGAGACCTATTCGAACATGGTGGTGAAGCTGGAGGTGGGCGGCTCCATCGCGCGCGATGCGCTGCTGAAGGGCCTGGTCGAGCAGCAATACCGCCGTAACGACATGGCTTTCCAGCGCGGCTCCTTCCGCGTGCGCGGCGAGAGCGTGGACATCTGGCCCGCCCAGCTCGAGGACCGCGCCTGGCGCATCAGCCTCTTCGGCGACGAGATCGAGACGCTGCGCGAATTCGACCCGCTGACGGGCGAGATCACCGGCGAGTTCGAGCGCGTCAGCATCTACGCCAACAGCCACTATGTGACGCCGCGCCCGACGCTGACCCAGGCCATCGGCCGCATCAAGGCCGAGTTGAAGGAGCGCCTGGCCGAGCTGGAGAAGGAAGGGAAGCTGCTGGAGGCGCAGCGCCTCGACCAACGCACCACCTTCGACATCGAGATGATGGAGACCACCGGCTCCTGCAAAGGGATCGAGAACTACTCGCGCTACCTCTCGGGCCGGAATCCGGGCGAACCGCCGCCGACGCTCTTCGAATACCTGCCCGAGGGCGCGCTCCTGGTGGTGGATGAAAGCCACGTCACCGTGCCGCAGATCGGCGGCATGTATCGCGGCGACTATGCCCGCAAGATCATCCTCAGCGACTACGGCTTCCGGCTGCCCTCCTGCACCGACAACCGGCCGCTGAAATTCGAGGAGTGGGAGAGCTTCCGCCCGCAGACCGTCTTCGTCAGCGCGACGCCCGGCCCCTGGGAGATGGAGCGCACCGCCGGCGTCTTCGCCGAGCAGGTGATCCGCCCGACCGGCCTCGTGGACCCCGTCTGTGACATCCGCCCCGTCGAGAACCAGGTGGATGACCTGCTGGCCGAGGTGAAGGATTGCGCGGCGCGCGGCGCGCGCGTGCTGGTCACGGTGCTGACCAAGCGCATGGCCGAGCAGCTGACCGAATACCTCACCGAGATGGGCGTGCGCGTGCGCTACCTGCACTCGGACGTGGATACGCTGGAGCGCATCGAGATCATCCGCGACCTGCGCCGCGGCGTCTTCGACGCGCTGATCGGCATCAACCTGCTGCGCGAGGGGCTGGACATCCCCGAATGCGGCCTCGTCGCCATCCTGGATGCGGATAAGGAGGGCTTCCTGCGCAGCACCACCTCGCTCATCCAGACCATCGGCCGCGCCGCGCGCAATGCCGAAGGCCGCGTCATCCTCTATGCCGACCGCATGACCGACAGCATGAAGCGCGCGCTGGAGGAGACGGAGCGGCGCCGTGCCAAGCAGATCGCCTGGAACACGCAGCACGGCATCACGCCCACCTCCATCAAGCGCGAGATCAGCGACGTGCTGAAGGATGTGAGCCAGGGCGACTACGTCACCGTCGAGGCGGTGGAGGGCGATGCGACCGCGCAATTCGTGGGCCGCGACCTGCGCGCCTCCATCGCCGAGCTTGAGAAGAAGATGCGCGCGGCGGCGGCGGACCTGGAATTCGAGACGGCGGCCCGGCTGCGCGACGAGATCAAGCGCCTGGAGGCGCTGGAGCTTGGCATCGCGACACCGGGCGATGCGCTCTCGCCCAACCAGGCCGGGCGCTCGCTGCGCGAAGTGACCCCCAAGAAGGATTGGAAGCCCAAGCCCATGGGCCCGGGCGGCGGCGGCTATGATCCGAAGAAGGGGAAGGGGCGCGGGCGCAAGGGCCCCTAG
- a CDS encoding helix-turn-helix domain-containing protein, whose amino-acid sequence MLTRKFMTVREVAELAQVGEATVRQWIRQGDLRAIDVGREFRIIPRDFERFLDQHATRAEGEAAAKPRGTAR is encoded by the coding sequence ATGCTCACACGGAAATTCATGACGGTCCGCGAGGTGGCCGAGCTCGCGCAGGTGGGCGAGGCGACGGTGCGCCAATGGATCCGGCAGGGCGACCTGCGCGCCATCGATGTCGGGCGCGAGTTCCGCATCATCCCACGCGACTTCGAGCGCTTCCTCGACCAGCACGCGACGCGCGCCGAGGGCGAGGCCGCGGCGAAGCCCAGGGGCACGGCCCGATAG
- a CDS encoding universal stress protein has translation MSLTTILCQVEPGDAAMLDAAVATPFALAEAHGAQLTALVFGVEAEHTIAAEEQAAAMVRTAAERRGIPCETRSRSSFAYGVGDVFADHLRVSDLGVVVTRAGGGAVQRLMLGAAIFDSGRPVLVVQQQHPLEVMPARVVIAWDATPACVRAVHGAMPFIRRAAETLVVTVTDDKELRAGQSGIELTHLLARHGATARFTAVPRAGGGVPEAVLGAAPGGPGQMLVMGAVRHAPLHNIVFGSATQELFDRGPRLPTLVAA, from the coding sequence ATGTCGCTCACCACCATCCTCTGCCAGGTCGAGCCCGGCGATGCCGCGATGCTGGACGCAGCCGTGGCCACGCCCTTCGCCCTGGCCGAGGCGCATGGCGCGCAGCTGACCGCGCTGGTCTTCGGGGTCGAGGCCGAACACACCATCGCCGCCGAGGAGCAGGCGGCCGCGATGGTGCGCACCGCCGCCGAACGCCGCGGCATCCCCTGCGAGACCCGGTCGCGCAGCAGCTTCGCCTATGGCGTGGGCGATGTCTTCGCCGACCATCTGCGCGTGTCGGATCTCGGCGTGGTCGTCACCCGTGCCGGAGGCGGGGCGGTGCAGCGCCTGATGCTGGGCGCCGCGATCTTCGACAGCGGCCGCCCGGTGCTGGTGGTGCAGCAGCAGCACCCGCTCGAGGTCATGCCCGCGCGCGTCGTGATCGCCTGGGACGCGACGCCGGCTTGCGTGCGGGCCGTGCATGGGGCCATGCCCTTCATCCGCCGCGCCGCGGAGACGCTGGTCGTCACCGTGACGGATGACAAGGAGCTGCGCGCCGGCCAATCGGGCATCGAGCTGACGCATCTGCTGGCGCGCCACGGCGCGACGGCGCGCTTCACCGCGGTGCCGCGCGCCGGGGGTGGCGTGCCCGAGGCCGTGCTCGGCGCGGCGCCGGGCGGGCCGGGCCAGATGCTCGTCATGGGCGCCGTCCGGCATGCGCCGCTGCACAACATCGTCTTCGGCAGCGCGACGCAGGAGCTGTTCGATCGTGGCCCGCGCCTGCCCACCCTGGTCGCTGCCTGA
- a CDS encoding phospholipase D family protein yields the protein MTRPPFAPVRRAPTGLEQDVAAALGMAPPATSGVALLPEAAAAFALRVASARAAGRSLDLQYYMWRGDVTGQLLACEVLAAADRGVKVRLLLDDVYALGRERTLAALDAHPLIEVRLFNGTRWRRFGRLGFLLELAFGGRHLNRRMHNKSWIADDRLAVVGGRNLGDAYFGLAGRGSIRFRDLDLALAGPAAHQATRVFQRYWTSPLARPARLVAATAERAGGLPALRAVLAGADDRPAADALLAGAEAPLRAQLDRALTLLPPDAIQVVADPPEKAKRGLRARKAARAAGGIAAEIADALRAARQEALLISPYFVPGRAGMALLGELRARGVRVSVITNSLAATDVVAVHGGYAKYRRALLAMGATLFELKPEWRDTPPSLLGSRGAALHTKAFAVDGRLGFVGSFNLDPRSAALNTEMGCFVRDAGIAAGIAAEHARLADPAMSWQVMLEGGELVWRDGPALAPREPGAGIWRRLLAGLVRRLPVEEQL from the coding sequence ATGACCAGACCGCCCTTCGCGCCCGTCCGCCGCGCCCCGACCGGCCTCGAGCAGGACGTGGCCGCGGCGCTGGGCATGGCCCCGCCGGCCACCAGCGGCGTGGCCCTGCTGCCCGAGGCCGCCGCCGCCTTCGCGCTGCGCGTTGCGAGCGCGCGCGCAGCCGGGCGCAGCCTGGACCTGCAATACTACATGTGGCGCGGCGATGTGACGGGCCAGCTTCTGGCCTGCGAGGTGCTGGCGGCGGCCGATCGCGGCGTGAAGGTCCGCCTGCTGCTGGATGACGTCTATGCGCTGGGCCGGGAGCGCACGCTCGCCGCGCTCGACGCGCACCCGCTGATCGAGGTGCGACTGTTCAACGGCACGCGCTGGCGGCGCTTCGGGCGCCTCGGCTTCCTGCTGGAGCTGGCCTTCGGCGGGCGGCACCTGAACCGGCGCATGCACAACAAGTCCTGGATCGCCGATGACCGGCTGGCCGTGGTGGGTGGGCGCAACCTGGGCGATGCCTATTTCGGCCTGGCGGGCCGCGGCAGCATCCGCTTCCGCGACCTGGACCTGGCGCTGGCCGGCCCGGCCGCGCACCAGGCCACGCGGGTCTTCCAGCGCTACTGGACGAGCCCGCTGGCCCGCCCCGCACGCCTCGTCGCCGCCACGGCCGAGCGCGCGGGCGGCCTGCCCGCGCTGCGCGCCGTCCTCGCCGGGGCGGATGACCGCCCGGCGGCCGATGCCCTCCTGGCCGGGGCCGAGGCGCCGCTGCGCGCGCAGCTCGACCGCGCGCTGACGCTGCTGCCGCCCGATGCCATCCAGGTCGTGGCCGATCCGCCGGAAAAGGCGAAGCGTGGCCTCCGGGCGCGCAAGGCGGCGCGCGCGGCGGGCGGCATCGCCGCCGAGATCGCCGATGCGCTGCGCGCAGCGCGGCAGGAGGCGCTGCTCATCTCGCCCTATTTCGTGCCCGGCCGGGCCGGCATGGCGCTGCTGGGCGAATTGCGCGCGCGGGGCGTGCGTGTCTCCGTCATCACCAATTCCCTGGCGGCGACGGACGTGGTGGCGGTGCATGGCGGCTATGCCAAGTATCGCCGCGCATTGCTGGCCATGGGCGCCACGCTCTTCGAGCTCAAGCCCGAATGGCGCGACACGCCGCCGAGCCTGCTCGGCTCACGCGGCGCCGCGCTGCACACCAAGGCCTTCGCGGTGGATGGGCGGCTCGGCTTCGTCGGTTCCTTCAATCTCGATCCCCGCTCGGCCGCGCTCAACACCGAGATGGGCTGCTTCGTGCGCGACGCCGGCATCGCCGCGGGCATCGCCGCCGAGCATGCCCGCCTGGCCGACCCCGCGATGAGTTGGCAGGTGATGCTGGAGGGGGGCGAGTTGGTCTGGCGAGACGGCCCGGCCCTCGCCCCGCGCGAGCCCGGCGCCGGAATCTGGCGGCGGCTGCTGGCCGGGCTGGTGCGCCGCCTGCCGGTCGAGGAGCAATTGTAG
- a CDS encoding Bug family tripartite tricarboxylate transporter substrate binding protein, giving the protein MKRRHLLQALPLLLPAGGALAQGAEAWPSRAVTILVPFAPGSSSDIIARAMAQSMQAATGRAVTVENRPGATGEVGARQVIRSAPDGYTLMHAPISTWAINVALRPNLGYDPLTQLTRIMQTVRTPNVLVINSAALPATDLAGVLAWLRAPGRNASYSTSGAGSSDHLTMEMFRQATGTDITHIPFQGGAPATTALLQGTVQLSFQNLGSIMPQIAEGRVRPILITSEARSPLLPQVPTAVELGLPDFVVYSWQGFGGPPGMAEPLVQRVHAAAEAALRAPAVAARLGELGFEIVASAPSQFAAFQAGEIARWQRVVRAGRITVD; this is encoded by the coding sequence ATGAAACGCCGCCACCTGCTCCAGGCCCTGCCACTGCTGCTGCCCGCGGGTGGCGCCCTCGCGCAGGGGGCGGAGGCCTGGCCCTCGCGCGCCGTGACCATCCTGGTGCCCTTCGCCCCGGGTTCCTCCTCCGACATCATCGCCCGTGCCATGGCGCAGTCCATGCAGGCGGCGACAGGCCGCGCCGTCACCGTGGAGAACCGGCCGGGTGCGACGGGCGAGGTCGGCGCGCGGCAGGTGATCCGCTCGGCACCCGACGGCTACACGCTGATGCATGCGCCGATCAGCACCTGGGCGATCAACGTCGCGCTGCGCCCCAACCTCGGCTACGACCCGCTGACGCAGCTCACCCGCATCATGCAGACGGTGCGCACGCCCAATGTGCTGGTGATCAACAGCGCCGCGCTGCCGGCGACGGACTTGGCCGGCGTGCTGGCCTGGCTGCGCGCGCCCGGGCGCAATGCCAGCTATTCGACCAGCGGCGCCGGCTCCTCCGACCATCTCACGATGGAGATGTTCCGCCAGGCCACGGGCACCGACATCACGCACATCCCCTTCCAGGGCGGCGCGCCGGCGACGACGGCGCTGCTGCAGGGGACGGTGCAGCTCTCCTTCCAGAATCTCGGCTCGATCATGCCGCAGATCGCGGAGGGGCGGGTGCGGCCCATCCTGATCACCTCTGAGGCGCGCAGCCCGCTGTTGCCGCAGGTGCCGACGGCGGTGGAACTCGGCCTGCCTGATTTCGTCGTCTATTCCTGGCAGGGCTTCGGCGGCCCGCCCGGCATGGCCGAGCCGCTGGTCCAGCGCGTGCATGCGGCGGCGGAGGCGGCGCTGCGCGCGCCCGCCGTGGCCGCGCGGCTTGGCGAACTCGGCTTCGAGATCGTCGCCAGCGCGCCGTCGCAATTCGCGGCCTTCCAGGCGGGCGAGATTGCGCGCTGGCAGCGCGTGGTGCGGGCCGGGCGCATCACGGTGGATTGA
- a CDS encoding isocitrate lyase/PEP mutase family protein → MTPPDRLRALLAEPGFVTMPAVWDGLSAKLAAVAGYKTAFLSGSCVAASRLGGPDLDLISFAEMFDSFHMVHGAAPGTLILADGDHGYGNPLNVQRTVRAYGRAGAAAILIEDKITPRQLTSSGKPCLPREEARMKIRAAVQAAKDSGILVLARTDCRPTQGIDEAVARIEMFVEEGADILFLDSPADDAEFRRAVAAAQGRPSFAVLSPGPGRRIPTRPEAEALGIKIGTYPTAMLSPAIAGMQAGLAALVAGGAESDMALAPAALRETLGYPDYDVQGKPFLV, encoded by the coding sequence ATGACCCCGCCCGATCGCCTGCGCGCCCTTCTCGCCGAACCCGGCTTCGTCACCATGCCCGCCGTCTGGGATGGGCTGAGCGCCAAGCTCGCCGCGGTTGCCGGCTACAAGACGGCCTTCCTCTCCGGCTCCTGCGTGGCGGCGAGCCGGCTCGGTGGGCCGGATCTCGACCTCATCTCCTTCGCCGAGATGTTCGACAGCTTCCACATGGTGCATGGCGCCGCGCCCGGGACGCTGATCCTGGCCGATGGCGACCATGGCTATGGCAATCCGCTGAACGTGCAGCGCACCGTGCGCGCCTATGGCCGCGCGGGGGCCGCCGCGATCCTGATCGAGGACAAGATCACGCCGCGGCAGCTCACCTCCTCCGGCAAGCCCTGCCTGCCGCGCGAGGAGGCGCGGATGAAGATCCGCGCGGCGGTCCAGGCGGCGAAGGACAGCGGCATCCTGGTGCTGGCCCGCACCGATTGCCGGCCGACCCAGGGCATCGACGAGGCGGTGGCGCGCATCGAGATGTTCGTGGAGGAGGGGGCGGATATCCTCTTCCTTGACAGCCCGGCCGATGACGCGGAGTTCCGCCGCGCGGTGGCGGCGGCGCAGGGCCGGCCCTCCTTCGCCGTGCTCTCGCCGGGGCCCGGGCGCCGCATCCCGACGCGGCCCGAGGCGGAGGCGCTGGGGATCAAGATCGGCACCTATCCCACGGCCATGCTCTCGCCCGCCATCGCGGGCATGCAGGCGGGGCTCGCCGCGCTGGTCGCCGGCGGCGCGGAGAGCGACATGGCGCTGGCGCCGGCCGCGCTGCGCGAGACGCTCGGCTATCCGGACTACGACGTTCAGGGCAAGCCGTTCCTCGTCTAG